From a region of the Halorussus caseinilyticus genome:
- a CDS encoding DUF4129 domain-containing protein gives MKADTVLTAVVALCCVLAIGATSTTLDSTVSTDPEEVTEVDYDEIPIGTGQAKNLDDAIDGGKSGSGDSNGGSGSESVGAKPSDDGQRTGAKSKPDDGQRNKRAGSGDGQRQQSAGSGDRRNQGGGSGSKSQSGAEQTLREPSLLERLLSLLRDLFDLLLGLLALLVLLAVVAAAVRFRDRLLSRVSSSPSRDGDDETREPDPQNEIASAWFEMVERLDLGDRRDLTPRECAAAARRRGVDADAAQTLTSLFEEVRYGGARVTDERRQRAERNLDRVRSQLEVQQ, from the coding sequence ATGAAGGCGGACACGGTTCTCACGGCAGTCGTCGCGCTGTGCTGTGTTCTCGCCATCGGAGCTACCTCCACCACCCTCGACTCGACAGTCTCGACCGACCCCGAGGAAGTCACGGAGGTCGATTACGACGAGATACCCATCGGGACGGGACAGGCCAAGAACTTGGACGACGCCATCGACGGCGGCAAGTCGGGGTCCGGCGACTCGAACGGCGGGTCCGGGTCCGAGAGCGTCGGGGCCAAACCCTCCGACGACGGCCAGCGGACCGGCGCGAAGTCGAAACCCGACGACGGCCAGCGGAACAAGCGCGCCGGGAGCGGCGACGGGCAGAGACAGCAGAGCGCCGGAAGCGGCGACCGGCGAAATCAGGGCGGCGGGTCCGGGTCGAAGTCCCAGTCCGGTGCCGAACAGACCCTGCGGGAACCGAGTCTACTCGAACGACTCCTGTCTCTGCTCCGTGACCTGTTCGACCTCTTGCTCGGACTCTTGGCACTCCTCGTCCTGTTGGCAGTGGTCGCCGCGGCGGTCAGGTTCCGCGACCGACTGCTTTCGCGGGTCTCGTCGTCGCCGTCGCGCGACGGCGACGACGAGACCCGCGAACCCGACCCGCAGAACGAGATAGCGTCGGCGTGGTTCGAGATGGTCGAGCGACTGGACCTCGGGGACAGGCGCGACCTCACCCCGCGGGAGTGTGCGGCGGCGGCACGTCGTCGCGGCGTGGACGCCGACGCCGCACAGACGCTGACCTCGCTGTTCGAGGAAGTCCGGTACGGCGGCGCTCGCGTGACCGACGAGCGCCGCCAGCGCGCCGAGCGGAACCTCGACCGAGTTCGGTCGCAGTTGGAGGTTCAGCAGTGA
- a CDS encoding DUF58 domain-containing protein, with translation MTTTRRWRGIVAVTLLVGGVGLAADRPDLVLVSAVGVAFAVYPRLSPAPPATPDLEIDRRLSDRAPTPGESVEVTVTVRNVGDDTLFDLRVVDGVPPALTVTSGSPRYGGLLRPGGEATFSYAVSAEEGKHGFDPATVVVRDPSGEHEVETTVAAETEIDCAVARGTPPKRNLAIEDAGDLLTDDGGVGIEFHQTREYRRGDSMSRIDWKRFARVGELTTVEYREERSASVVLLVDARPESYRAPAGEPHAVVRSVAAAQRLTGALLTGRNRVGVAALGREDCWLAPSAGSDHESRAMRLLATHPALAAAPPGEDAGPPIDDQIARIRRQLPPNAQVTLFSPLCDDGAATAAHKLEAHGHSVTVVSPDATGGESPGRRLATTERTNRIASLRRSEIPVVDWSADDGLAAAVAKAGERGRCDGEIGSARRRVGRR, from the coding sequence GTGACGACGACCCGGCGCTGGCGAGGAATCGTCGCGGTGACGTTGCTCGTCGGCGGCGTGGGTCTCGCGGCCGACCGGCCCGACCTCGTTCTCGTGTCGGCCGTCGGGGTCGCGTTCGCGGTCTACCCGCGACTCTCGCCCGCGCCGCCAGCGACGCCGGACCTCGAAATCGACCGGCGACTGAGCGACCGCGCGCCGACGCCGGGCGAGTCGGTCGAAGTCACCGTCACCGTCCGCAACGTCGGCGACGACACCCTCTTCGACCTGCGCGTCGTGGACGGCGTGCCGCCCGCGCTGACGGTCACGTCGGGGTCGCCGCGATACGGCGGCCTGCTCCGACCCGGCGGGGAAGCGACGTTCAGCTACGCCGTGAGCGCCGAAGAGGGCAAACACGGCTTCGACCCCGCGACGGTGGTCGTCCGCGACCCGAGCGGCGAACACGAGGTAGAGACCACGGTGGCCGCCGAGACCGAAATCGACTGCGCCGTCGCCCGCGGGACGCCGCCCAAGCGGAACCTCGCCATCGAGGACGCGGGCGACCTGCTGACCGACGACGGCGGCGTCGGCATCGAGTTCCACCAGACGCGAGAGTACCGGCGCGGCGACTCGATGAGTCGTATCGACTGGAAACGGTTCGCCCGCGTCGGCGAACTCACGACCGTCGAGTACCGCGAGGAGCGGAGCGCGTCGGTCGTCCTGCTGGTGGACGCCCGGCCCGAGTCCTACCGAGCGCCAGCGGGAGAACCCCACGCAGTCGTCCGGAGCGTGGCCGCCGCACAGCGACTGACGGGCGCGCTCCTGACCGGCCGGAACCGGGTCGGGGTGGCCGCGCTCGGCCGCGAGGACTGCTGGTTGGCCCCGAGCGCCGGGAGCGACCACGAGTCGCGGGCGATGCGACTGCTCGCCACCCACCCCGCGCTGGCCGCCGCGCCCCCCGGAGAGGACGCCGGGCCGCCAATCGACGACCAAATCGCCCGCATCCGGCGTCAGTTGCCGCCGAACGCGCAGGTGACGCTGTTCTCGCCGCTGTGCGACGACGGCGCGGCGACGGCCGCACACAAGTTGGAGGCTCACGGCCACAGCGTGACGGTCGTGAGTCCCGACGCGACCGGCGGCGAGTCGCCCGGCCGAAGGCTGGCGACGACCGAGCGGACCAACCGAATCGCGTCGCTCCGGCGGAGCG
- a CDS encoding MATE family efflux transporter: MDGDRSINLTDGELVKPLLMLSLPIVLTNMLQVGYNLADTFWVGRLGQDAVSALSFSWALIFLVISLAGGFTVACTVLVSQNKGAGNEDHANHVAGQAIAFLVGLSAFTSLVGYVFAPTLLTAVGATPGSAEYQLSLEYTRTMFLGIPFMFGFFIFQSLLQGWGDTKTPFYLMTFGVVLNVVADPFFILGFQNNILFEALGLTGLEQSLYDATGFAGMGVQGAALATIASRGLGAVIAMGMLLSGRVGLKPSPGDFVPDLETIREMVKIGAPASVEESTRAVGVMLLTALVAIVGDDAVAAYGIGNRLTSLVILPAIGLARGTETVVGQNLGADQVERAKRAVYASAGIVVTIFAVVSVVAFVFAEPITSAFITGENSDAVIDLGGDYLQIVGLSFAFLGIFRIVQGGFRGSGSTRTAMIFSILALIVFRIPPAYLLVELADMGATGVWYGIAFSNVVIAIVAGAWFLRGTWTDNVVDSDDLGPGMSMPDPEPEPEPDTDD; the protein is encoded by the coding sequence ATGGACGGTGACAGGTCGATAAACCTCACCGACGGGGAACTGGTCAAACCCCTGTTGATGCTCTCGTTACCTATCGTCCTGACGAACATGCTTCAGGTCGGCTACAACCTCGCCGACACGTTCTGGGTCGGCCGACTCGGACAGGACGCGGTGAGCGCGCTCTCGTTCTCGTGGGCACTCATCTTCCTCGTCATCAGTCTCGCGGGCGGCTTCACCGTCGCGTGTACCGTTCTCGTCTCCCAGAACAAGGGCGCGGGCAACGAGGACCACGCCAACCACGTCGCGGGACAGGCCATCGCGTTCCTCGTCGGCCTGTCGGCGTTCACGTCGCTCGTCGGGTACGTCTTCGCGCCGACGCTCCTCACCGCGGTCGGTGCCACGCCCGGTTCCGCGGAGTACCAACTCTCGCTGGAGTACACCCGGACGATGTTCCTCGGTATCCCCTTCATGTTCGGCTTTTTCATCTTCCAGTCGCTCCTTCAAGGCTGGGGCGACACCAAAACGCCGTTCTATCTCATGACGTTCGGCGTCGTCCTGAACGTCGTCGCGGACCCGTTTTTCATCCTCGGATTCCAGAACAACATCCTGTTCGAGGCGCTCGGTCTCACCGGTCTCGAACAGTCGCTGTACGACGCGACTGGCTTCGCCGGGATGGGCGTCCAAGGCGCGGCACTGGCGACGATTGCCTCGCGCGGTCTGGGCGCAGTGATTGCGATGGGGATGCTCCTCTCGGGTCGCGTCGGTCTCAAACCGTCGCCCGGCGACTTCGTTCCCGACTTGGAGACGATTCGTGAGATGGTGAAAATCGGTGCCCCGGCCAGCGTCGAGGAGAGTACGCGGGCGGTCGGCGTGATGTTGCTCACGGCGCTAGTCGCCATCGTCGGCGACGACGCAGTTGCCGCCTACGGCATCGGCAACCGACTCACTTCACTCGTCATCCTGCCAGCAATCGGTCTGGCCCGCGGGACCGAAACCGTCGTGGGCCAGAACTTGGGCGCTGACCAAGTTGAGCGAGCGAAGCGAGCGGTCTACGCGAGTGCCGGAATCGTCGTCACAATCTTCGCCGTCGTGAGCGTCGTCGCGTTCGTCTTCGCCGAACCGATTACGAGCGCGTTCATCACCGGCGAGAACTCCGACGCGGTGATAGACCTCGGCGGCGACTACCTCCAAATCGTGGGCCTGTCGTTCGCGTTCCTCGGCATCTTCCGAATCGTGCAGGGTGGCTTCCGCGGAAGCGGGAGTACCCGCACCGCGATGATTTTCTCGATTCTCGCGCTCATCGTCTTCCGGATTCCGCCGGCCTACCTGCTCGTGGAGTTGGCCGACATGGGCGCGACGGGCGTCTGGTACGGCATCGCGTTCTCGAACGTCGTCATCGCCATCGTCGCCGGAGCGTGGTTCCTCCGCGGGACGTGGACCGATAACGTCGTGGACTCAGACGACCTCGGACCCGGCATGTCGATGCCCGACCCCGAACCGGAACCCGAACCCGACACCGACGACTGA
- a CDS encoding DUF7269 family protein: MKRYRVASGASGVLALGVALTLGGGPADGAVEAMLTALGNDYLVVATFAGVGLLVAGSALMSGRSDTLRQTETPTPERPVTAPAAGDGVDEALESRTALAPVVGDERRERLRERLRTAAVETWVRRGECSREEARERLDDGSWTDDDEAASFLAGRGPGVEPRIAALLRAEPWSRRGARRAVAAIAERESEDAGDETGGGR, translated from the coding sequence GTGAAGCGATACCGCGTCGCCTCGGGCGCGTCGGGGGTCCTCGCGCTCGGAGTCGCGCTGACTCTCGGCGGCGGTCCCGCGGACGGGGCAGTCGAAGCGATGCTGACGGCGCTGGGCAACGACTACCTCGTCGTCGCAACCTTCGCGGGCGTGGGCCTGCTCGTCGCCGGGTCCGCCCTGATGTCGGGGCGGAGCGACACCCTCCGCCAGACCGAGACGCCGACGCCCGAGCGCCCGGTGACTGCGCCCGCGGCGGGCGACGGCGTGGACGAAGCGCTCGAAAGCAGGACCGCGCTCGCGCCGGTCGTCGGCGACGAGAGGCGCGAGCGACTCCGCGAGCGACTCCGAACCGCCGCCGTCGAGACGTGGGTCCGCCGCGGAGAGTGTTCCCGCGAGGAGGCCCGAGAGCGACTCGACGACGGGTCGTGGACCGACGACGACGAGGCGGCCTCGTTCCTCGCCGGTCGCGGGCCGGGCGTCGAACCGCGGATAGCGGCGCTCCTGCGGGCCGAACCGTGGAGTCGCCGCGGCGCGCGACGGGCGGTGGCGGCGATTGCGGAGCGGGAATCGGAGGACGCCGGGGACGAAACGGGGGGAGGACGGTGA
- a CDS encoding carbamoyltransferase translates to MAFIGINPGLTPLGFHDPAVVVVRGGEVVFGAEEERFSREKHAQGSFPAGALREATTFLDGGLEDVDAITVPWVFEEMDSLFDGRIRGKGKRDSADAVDAMNVAHRKVREVVECMTGKQEEKIADAIRETLGVSSLPPVRCHRHHRSHAASAFYPSGFDEALVVTIDSAGEDDSTVVWHASESGLEKLRTYDFPNSLGFFFSGITEFLGYRFNNGEGKVMGLAPYGDRNEEIEETLRSLVTPGVDYDVTELTQYGPREMEHVLGDLFDRDPLDRGGEYDDWHQDLAYAAQQFLEETVEAIVREYLPEVSTDNVALAGGVALNCKMNKRVMEMDEVDSVFVQPVANDPGSALGSALLEFEPGEVPQMRNVYWGPEYSGETVRDVLERNKLDYDTPENLSREVAEALADGQLVGWYQNRMEMGPRALGNRSILADPRSKSSLDRVNEYVKHREEWRPFAPSMLAEAADDYLEGVDSAPFMIKTFDPVDDRKDEIEAVLHPADDTTRPQLVYEDQNPEYYDLISAFEDLTGVPVLLNTSFNDNGEPIVNRVEEAVRAFYTMGLDMLVLDDVVIRK, encoded by the coding sequence ATGGCGTTCATTGGAATCAACCCCGGACTCACGCCGCTCGGGTTTCACGACCCGGCCGTCGTCGTAGTCCGAGGCGGCGAAGTCGTCTTCGGTGCCGAAGAAGAGCGGTTCAGCAGGGAGAAACACGCTCAGGGGTCGTTCCCGGCGGGTGCCCTCCGTGAGGCTACGACCTTCCTCGACGGCGGACTCGAAGACGTGGACGCGATAACCGTCCCGTGGGTGTTCGAGGAGATGGACTCGCTGTTCGACGGGCGAATCAGGGGGAAGGGAAAGCGCGACTCCGCCGACGCAGTGGACGCGATGAACGTCGCGCACCGCAAGGTCCGGGAGGTGGTCGAGTGCATGACCGGAAAGCAAGAAGAGAAGATAGCGGACGCTATCAGGGAGACGTTGGGCGTCTCGTCGCTCCCGCCGGTTCGGTGCCACCGCCATCACCGGTCCCACGCCGCCAGCGCCTTCTACCCCTCCGGGTTCGACGAGGCGCTGGTCGTCACCATCGACAGCGCGGGCGAAGACGACTCGACGGTCGTCTGGCACGCCAGCGAGTCGGGTCTCGAAAAACTCCGGACCTACGACTTCCCGAACAGTCTCGGGTTCTTCTTCTCGGGGATAACCGAGTTCCTCGGCTACCGGTTCAACAACGGCGAGGGGAAGGTGATGGGTCTCGCGCCCTACGGCGACCGCAACGAGGAAATCGAGGAGACGCTCCGGTCGCTGGTCACGCCGGGCGTCGATTACGACGTGACGGAACTGACCCAGTACGGCCCGCGGGAGATGGAACACGTCCTCGGCGACCTGTTCGACCGCGACCCACTCGACAGGGGCGGCGAGTACGACGACTGGCATCAGGACCTCGCGTACGCCGCCCAGCAGTTCCTCGAAGAGACCGTCGAGGCAATCGTCCGGGAGTACCTACCGGAGGTTTCGACCGACAACGTGGCGCTGGCGGGCGGCGTCGCGCTCAACTGCAAGATGAACAAGCGGGTGATGGAGATGGACGAAGTGGACTCGGTTTTCGTCCAACCCGTCGCCAACGACCCCGGTTCGGCCCTCGGGTCCGCGCTACTGGAGTTCGAACCCGGTGAAGTCCCGCAGATGCGCAACGTCTACTGGGGACCGGAGTACTCCGGCGAGACGGTACGAGACGTTCTCGAACGGAACAAACTCGACTACGATACGCCCGAAAACCTCTCCCGCGAAGTCGCCGAGGCCCTCGCGGACGGCCAACTCGTCGGGTGGTACCAGAACCGGATGGAGATGGGGCCGCGGGCGCTGGGCAACCGGAGCATTCTGGCCGACCCGCGGAGCAAGTCGTCGCTCGACAGGGTGAACGAGTACGTGAAACACCGCGAGGAGTGGCGGCCGTTCGCGCCGTCGATGCTGGCGGAGGCGGCCGACGACTACCTCGAAGGCGTCGATTCCGCGCCGTTCATGATAAAGACGTTCGACCCGGTGGACGACCGGAAAGACGAAATCGAGGCGGTTCTGCACCCCGCCGACGACACGACCCGCCCGCAACTCGTCTACGAGGACCAGAACCCCGAGTACTACGACCTCATCTCGGCGTTCGAGGACCTGACCGGCGTCCCCGTCCTGTTGAACACGTCGTTCAACGACAACGGCGAACCAATCGTAAACCGGGTCGAAGAGGCGGTCCGGGCCTTCTACACGATGGGACTCGATATGCTCGTCCTCGACGACGTGGTGATTCGGAAGTAG